The following are encoded in a window of Rubellicoccus peritrichatus genomic DNA:
- a CDS encoding N-formylglutamate amidohydrolase produces MTSLETSPVAIINAEAVSDFVLICEHAGNLIPGHLDNLGLDKDELTRHIAWDIGAEGVARSMAELLQAPLIMQRYSRLVYDCNRPPSADDAMPARSELTDIPGNQNIITIDRDWRIRKIYQPFENTITSRIDTLLKAGRKPTIVTVHTFTPVYKGKQRTLDLGLLFNQDDQLAQAMLRQSSLLPDYDIRLNQPYGPKDGVMHTVMQHAEPHGLPYVMIEIRNDHVSTKEKQQRWAHMLNEMIQQATQTLKITSNR; encoded by the coding sequence ATGACATCGCTTGAAACATCCCCGGTCGCCATTATCAATGCAGAGGCCGTATCCGATTTCGTGTTAATTTGTGAACACGCGGGGAATCTCATTCCAGGACATCTGGATAACCTTGGTTTGGACAAAGATGAACTGACGCGTCACATCGCCTGGGACATTGGTGCAGAGGGCGTTGCGCGAAGTATGGCTGAACTGCTGCAAGCACCTCTCATCATGCAGCGATACTCGCGTCTGGTCTATGACTGCAATCGCCCACCATCTGCTGACGATGCCATGCCGGCACGTTCGGAGCTGACGGATATTCCTGGTAATCAAAACATAATTACAATAGACCGCGACTGGCGCATTCGCAAAATATACCAACCATTTGAAAATACGATTACCAGTCGGATTGATACCTTACTGAAGGCAGGAAGAAAGCCGACCATCGTCACCGTTCATACATTCACCCCGGTTTACAAAGGTAAGCAACGCACACTAGATCTTGGTTTGCTTTTCAACCAGGACGACCAACTCGCTCAAGCAATGCTAAGGCAGAGCAGTCTCCTACCCGACTATGATATCCGCCTGAATCAGCCCTACGGCCCGAAGGACGGCGTCATGCACACCGTTATGCAACATGCCGAACCACATGGCCTCCCCTACGTCATGATCGAGATACGCAATGATCATGTCAGCACGAAAGAGAAGCAACAGCGCTGGGCCCATATGCTGAATGAGATGATTCAGCAGGCAACGCAAACGCTTAAAATAACTTCAAACAGATAG
- a CDS encoding biotin--[acetyl-CoA-carboxylase] ligase, whose protein sequence is MSEDINIAIVAALIDAQPGYLSGSSLADSLELSRVSIKAHMDQLKNEGLRIEAIRNRGYRLISLPESLHPSVLEAMLRHERVTADFRFYKSIDSTNTEAERALADGCPTPLVIAAGHQTKGRGRLGREWFSEDPGNIYMSFVFRPHLAPSRMQRFTLWMGLELCAELHDQFDAPLMLKWPNDLVANGKKVAGILTEARIDSDQTRDLVLGCGININSNMDNWPEEIRQRATTLSQLKGTALDINQLGAALIRRGLNAYDAFVDGSYEKDFDSRWHRFNALEGQTVTITDHHGDHIGTIEGIDEAGALLMRDKSGITKTYQAGDVTLSGGLKPWVA, encoded by the coding sequence ATGAGTGAGGATATTAACATAGCAATCGTCGCTGCATTGATTGATGCCCAGCCTGGTTATTTATCCGGAAGCTCACTTGCGGACAGCCTTGAATTATCACGAGTCAGCATCAAGGCCCACATGGATCAACTCAAAAACGAAGGGCTGCGCATAGAAGCAATTCGCAACCGTGGCTACCGGCTCATCTCTTTGCCGGAGTCGCTGCATCCTTCCGTTCTCGAAGCCATGCTGCGTCATGAGCGTGTTACAGCGGATTTTCGTTTCTATAAGTCAATAGACAGCACGAATACTGAGGCCGAGCGTGCGCTGGCCGACGGCTGCCCCACTCCACTTGTTATTGCTGCAGGGCATCAAACCAAAGGACGCGGCAGACTGGGACGCGAATGGTTCAGTGAAGACCCTGGCAATATCTACATGAGCTTTGTCTTCCGGCCACATCTCGCACCAAGTCGGATGCAACGCTTCACCCTCTGGATGGGTCTCGAGCTTTGTGCAGAGCTGCACGATCAATTTGACGCACCGCTCATGTTGAAATGGCCAAACGATCTTGTTGCAAACGGTAAGAAGGTGGCAGGCATCCTGACTGAGGCTCGTATCGATTCTGACCAAACCCGTGACCTGGTTCTCGGTTGCGGAATCAATATCAACAGCAACATGGACAACTGGCCCGAGGAAATCCGCCAACGTGCAACCACCCTGTCTCAGCTAAAGGGTACAGCATTGGATATCAATCAGTTGGGAGCAGCACTCATCCGCCGTGGCCTTAATGCCTATGACGCCTTCGTCGATGGCAGCTACGAAAAGGATTTTGATTCACGATGGCACCGCTTCAATGCCCTTGAAGGGCAGACCGTTACCATCACTGACCACCATGGTGACCATATCGGAACCATTGAAGGCATCGATGAAGCAGGCGCCCTCTTGATGCGCGACAAGTCAGGCATCACCAAAACATATCAGGCTGGTGATGTCACCTTATCCGGAGGACTCAAGCCGTGGGTCGCATGA
- a CDS encoding amino acid permease: MPNDRSIHYEQKDQSYFEKRGLRKYAGVWSLWALGVGAVISGHYSGWNLGLSIGGWGGMFIATIVIALMYLGLTFCIAEMSPALPHTGAAYSFARTSMGPWGGFITGLCENVEYVLTPSVIVFFIGTYLTSIFGTPVEFQPVWWIIGYIIFVSLNVWGVELSFKVTLGVTLSALTVLMVFWFSAFPKIDFTAWAMNIGQGGELLEGGGGPFLPMGISGVLAALPFAVWLFLAIEQLPLAAEESVDPKKDMPKGIILGMITLIISAFMILFLNPSLPGVGSYALGQSGDPLLDGFEAIFGSHIAKVLAFIAIIGLISSFHTIIFAQGRQIYSLSRAGYFPTFLSLTHSKRQTPHVAMAAGALTGLIIMIVLFYGRGAEKGSTIIGGTLLNMAVFGAMCSYIAQAISFILLRRNHAHIERPYRSPMGKTGAWITILIALVTIYYQLSDNTYRIGVLGVATWFALGIAYFAFVGRHKLILSAEEEFALEAKKNTANR, encoded by the coding sequence ATGCCGAACGACCGATCCATCCATTACGAGCAGAAGGACCAAAGTTACTTTGAGAAGCGCGGACTGCGCAAGTACGCCGGAGTCTGGTCACTTTGGGCATTGGGAGTTGGAGCAGTCATTTCCGGTCACTACTCCGGCTGGAACCTCGGCCTGTCTATCGGCGGCTGGGGCGGTATGTTTATTGCCACGATTGTCATTGCGCTGATGTATCTGGGCCTGACCTTCTGCATCGCGGAAATGTCTCCCGCCCTTCCCCATACCGGAGCCGCCTATTCTTTTGCCCGGACATCAATGGGGCCGTGGGGCGGCTTCATCACCGGCTTGTGCGAGAATGTCGAGTATGTGCTGACGCCATCCGTTATTGTTTTTTTCATTGGCACTTATCTCACCAGTATTTTTGGAACTCCGGTCGAGTTTCAACCCGTCTGGTGGATCATTGGCTACATTATCTTTGTCTCACTCAACGTCTGGGGCGTGGAGCTGTCTTTCAAAGTAACCCTGGGGGTCACTCTCTCGGCTTTGACAGTACTGATGGTATTCTGGTTCAGTGCCTTCCCCAAAATAGACTTCACAGCCTGGGCCATGAATATCGGACAAGGTGGTGAACTGCTGGAAGGCGGAGGCGGTCCCTTCCTGCCGATGGGGATCAGTGGCGTACTGGCTGCCCTGCCTTTTGCCGTCTGGCTGTTTCTGGCAATTGAGCAGCTGCCGCTCGCAGCAGAAGAGTCCGTCGACCCAAAGAAGGACATGCCCAAGGGGATTATCCTCGGCATGATTACGCTGATCATTTCCGCGTTTATGATTCTCTTTCTGAATCCGTCACTGCCTGGTGTCGGCTCCTATGCACTGGGACAATCAGGTGATCCATTGCTTGATGGCTTTGAAGCAATTTTCGGATCACATATCGCCAAGGTGCTAGCCTTCATCGCGATCATCGGGCTGATCTCCAGCTTTCACACCATCATCTTTGCCCAAGGCCGACAGATATATTCACTCTCACGCGCAGGCTACTTTCCGACCTTTCTTTCCCTGACTCACTCGAAGCGCCAAACGCCTCATGTCGCCATGGCCGCGGGTGCACTTACCGGACTCATCATTATGATCGTATTGTTCTACGGGCGTGGCGCAGAAAAGGGATCGACCATCATTGGAGGCACTCTGCTTAACATGGCGGTATTTGGTGCCATGTGTTCCTACATCGCACAGGCAATCTCCTTTATCCTATTGCGTAGAAACCATGCTCACATCGAACGCCCCTATCGCAGCCCTATGGGTAAAACCGGAGCATGGATAACAATCCTGATCGCCCTCGTGACCATTTACTACCAGTTATCAGACAACACTTATCGGATTGGCGTGCTGGGAGTTGCCACCTGGTTTGCACTTGGTATTGCTTACTTTGCCTTCGTTGGACGACACAAACTCATCCTCTCAGCTGAAGAAGAGTTCGCCCTCGAAGCTAAAAAGAACACAGCTAATAGATAA
- the nadC gene encoding carboxylating nicotinate-nucleotide diphosphorylase: MNTPHKPERFRDHLFRRLTWEELDTGYLRHLVELARTEDLEGSGLKATPAAPRDVTTETISESATGKAELTTRTAIHLAGLNLVPLIIEVYGDGCEWHPKAKDGDSIQAGAVIGELSGKAKVILQCERILLNFLQHLSGIATHTARHVDALGWSQTRLLDTRKTTPGFRMLEKYAVACGGGWNHRLGLFDRVMLKDNHLAASHATAGERLAEAVRLARRQNPSLAIEVEVDSLEQIPPVLEAEADIILLDNFSTPELVEAVSLIGERAYTEASGGVTLESLPELGGLGLDFISCGGLIHQSTWIDIGLDWKK; encoded by the coding sequence GTGAATACACCGCATAAACCTGAACGTTTCCGAGATCATCTCTTCCGTCGTCTGACATGGGAAGAGCTGGACACGGGCTACCTGCGGCATCTGGTTGAGCTGGCCCGGACCGAAGACCTCGAAGGCTCTGGACTCAAAGCGACTCCAGCTGCCCCTCGCGATGTCACAACTGAAACGATTTCCGAATCAGCTACGGGCAAGGCAGAGCTCACTACCCGCACAGCAATTCATCTCGCAGGACTGAATCTCGTGCCCTTGATTATTGAAGTCTATGGCGACGGCTGCGAGTGGCACCCCAAAGCCAAAGATGGCGATTCAATCCAAGCTGGCGCAGTCATTGGAGAGCTTTCCGGCAAGGCCAAGGTCATTCTGCAGTGTGAGCGCATCCTTTTGAATTTCCTCCAGCACCTGTCCGGCATCGCAACCCATACAGCGCGCCATGTTGATGCACTTGGTTGGAGCCAGACACGGCTGCTCGACACACGCAAGACCACCCCCGGTTTTCGTATGCTGGAAAAATACGCAGTTGCTTGCGGAGGTGGGTGGAATCATCGCCTTGGACTTTTTGACCGAGTGATGCTCAAGGACAATCACCTCGCGGCAAGCCATGCTACCGCAGGTGAACGACTCGCTGAGGCTGTGCGTTTGGCTCGTCGCCAAAATCCCTCTCTGGCCATTGAAGTCGAAGTTGACTCGCTGGAACAAATCCCGCCCGTACTGGAAGCCGAAGCCGATATCATTTTACTGGATAACTTTTCAACTCCGGAGCTGGTCGAAGCGGTTTCCCTGATTGGCGAGCGAGCCTACACGGAAGCTTCCGGAGGCGTAACGCTCGAGAGCCTGCCGGAACTTGGCGGTCTGGGGCTGGACTTCATTTCCTGTGGAGGTTTGATTCACCAAAGCACCTGGATTGACATCGGACTGGATTGGAAAAAATAA
- a CDS encoding aldo/keto reductase: protein MESISLGKSDLMSSRLVYGCMRLVGDNSSEIRNNGKVAVRTAIDEGYTHFDHADIYGKGKCEELFAEVLKETPGLRDRIILTSKCAVRFKGDPNEDDPNRYDFNKTYIKESVDGILSRLDIDHLDILLLHRPDFLFDAEDVADTFQGLQTAGKVLNFGVSNFTPSQVSLLQSRCSMPLLVNQVEINIHNISSILDGTLDQCQELNISPQAWCPIGGVAYAAWGNTFTVEEETRIKFEFDRQSKKYDTEDWIIMLAWLLKHPSKILPIVGSTTPARIKAAKKALDLNYTHEDWYALMEARTGKAYA from the coding sequence ATGGAATCAATAAGCCTCGGAAAAAGCGATCTGATGTCTTCACGCCTTGTATACGGCTGCATGAGACTGGTCGGAGACAATTCAAGCGAAATCCGTAATAATGGAAAAGTAGCAGTTCGCACCGCAATCGACGAGGGCTATACGCATTTTGACCACGCAGATATCTATGGAAAAGGTAAGTGTGAGGAACTTTTCGCTGAAGTCCTCAAAGAAACACCGGGTCTCCGTGATCGAATTATTCTTACCAGCAAATGTGCTGTCCGCTTTAAAGGCGATCCCAACGAGGACGATCCCAATCGTTACGACTTCAACAAAACCTACATCAAGGAAAGTGTTGATGGTATCCTGAGCCGACTTGATATAGATCATCTCGACATACTCCTTCTGCATCGTCCTGATTTTCTTTTCGATGCAGAGGATGTAGCGGATACTTTTCAAGGTCTACAAACGGCGGGCAAAGTGCTGAACTTTGGAGTGAGCAACTTCACTCCTTCACAAGTCAGCCTGCTTCAGTCCCGTTGCTCGATGCCGCTATTGGTGAACCAGGTTGAAATCAACATCCACAACATCAGTTCCATACTAGACGGCACTTTGGATCAATGTCAGGAGTTGAATATCTCCCCCCAAGCCTGGTGCCCTATTGGCGGAGTCGCCTATGCGGCATGGGGAAATACTTTTACCGTAGAGGAGGAGACACGCATCAAGTTTGAATTCGATCGACAATCCAAAAAGTACGATACTGAAGACTGGATCATCATGCTGGCCTGGCTTTTGAAGCATCCTTCGAAAATCCTTCCAATCGTTGGATCAACAACTCCCGCCCGCATCAAAGCGGCCAAGAAGGCACTGGATCTCAACTACACCCATGAGGATTGGTACGCCCTGATGGAAGCACGCACGGGAAAAGCTTACGCGTAA
- a CDS encoding iron-containing alcohol dehydrogenase, translating to MTQSTNWSYPNQIRFGIGRINELAEACHTLKIKSPLLVTDPGLAALPMIANAIEQCKITGLGIDVFSKIKGNPTENNVADGLAALKNGQHDGVIAFGGGSALDVGKVIAFMAGQTRPMWDFEDIDDWWTRADTAGILPVITIPTTAGTGSEVGRAGVISQQNTGAKKVIFHPKMMPSIVISDPELCVGLPANLTAWTGMDALAHCLEAYCANGFHPMADGIALEGIALVHRYLQRAVENGTDLEARAGMLAAASMGATAFQKGLGAIHALSHPVGALYDTHHGLTNAVFMPYVLRFNQTAIEQKCERIARYLNLPDPSFEAFFQWIIDLRVALKIPHSLDQLIKDDSRFEDLASMAVVDPTAGGNPIRLTKKNCLELYRSSYDGEF from the coding sequence ATCACACAGAGCACAAACTGGAGTTATCCAAATCAAATACGATTTGGTATCGGAAGAATCAATGAATTAGCCGAAGCATGTCACACTCTGAAGATCAAAAGCCCTCTGCTTGTGACAGACCCAGGACTGGCTGCTTTACCGATGATCGCCAACGCTATCGAACAATGCAAAATAACAGGGCTGGGCATTGATGTGTTTTCAAAAATCAAAGGTAACCCAACTGAAAACAACGTAGCTGATGGTCTTGCAGCTTTAAAGAACGGACAACACGACGGTGTCATCGCCTTTGGCGGTGGTTCGGCTCTGGACGTTGGTAAGGTCATTGCTTTCATGGCTGGACAGACGCGACCGATGTGGGACTTTGAAGACATCGACGATTGGTGGACACGCGCGGATACGGCCGGAATCCTCCCGGTAATCACAATCCCAACTACCGCGGGAACCGGCTCGGAAGTTGGTCGTGCCGGGGTGATCAGCCAGCAAAACACTGGAGCCAAAAAAGTTATTTTTCACCCAAAGATGATGCCATCCATCGTCATCAGCGATCCGGAGCTTTGTGTTGGGCTGCCAGCAAATCTGACTGCATGGACCGGAATGGATGCGCTGGCACATTGCCTCGAAGCTTATTGCGCGAATGGCTTTCACCCAATGGCGGATGGTATTGCACTGGAGGGCATCGCACTCGTCCATCGTTACTTGCAACGCGCAGTGGAAAACGGAACCGATCTTGAAGCACGCGCCGGCATGCTCGCAGCCGCCTCAATGGGAGCAACTGCTTTTCAAAAAGGTCTGGGCGCAATCCACGCCCTATCCCATCCAGTCGGTGCACTTTATGATACACATCATGGTCTGACCAACGCAGTCTTCATGCCCTACGTATTAAGGTTCAACCAAACTGCCATCGAACAAAAATGTGAGCGGATTGCACGCTATTTGAATCTACCCGATCCATCGTTTGAAGCATTCTTTCAATGGATCATTGATCTGCGTGTGGCACTAAAGATTCCGCACTCGCTTGATCAACTCATCAAGGATGATTCACGTTTTGAAGACCTCGCCAGCATGGCAGTAGTAGACCCAACTGCAGGTGGAAATCCCATCAGGCTGACAAAGAAAAACTGCCTCGAACTCTATCGATCAAGCTACGATGGCGAGTTTTGA
- a CDS encoding aldehyde dehydrogenase family protein — protein MPATHLQCVSPIDGSVYAERPVISETEIANALERSIKAQRQWRLTSIAERAKFCQAAVDAMLAMTDEIIPELAWQMGRPIQYGQSELNGFAERARHMIAIADEALGDLKTAPLDGFKRFIRREPLGTVLVIAPWNYPYLTAVNSVIPALMAGNAVLLKHSAQTLLVGERFQQAFDQAGLPKGLFQNLNLTHTQTNQLIQSGKIQQVNFTGSVAGGKAMEEAAAGKFIGMGLELGGKDPAYVRADCDLDLSIESLTDGAFFNSGQSCCSIERIYVDASVFDAFVEGVVAISNRYVLGNPLDPKTTLGPMARAQSADQIRDQIEEAIKAGARTHIDKSNFSLDQRGSAYLAPQVLTDVDHSMTVMTEETFGPVVGIIKVTSDAEAIELMNDSPYGLTASMWTRDVKAASAIGDQIDTGTVYLNLCDYLDPALAWTGAKDSGRGATLSQVGYETLTRPKSFHFRLP, from the coding sequence ATGCCAGCAACTCATCTCCAATGCGTCTCACCCATCGACGGTTCGGTCTATGCTGAACGACCAGTCATCAGCGAAACGGAAATAGCAAACGCTCTTGAGCGGTCGATCAAAGCGCAACGCCAATGGCGTTTAACTTCGATCGCAGAAAGGGCAAAGTTTTGCCAAGCTGCCGTCGATGCGATGCTGGCAATGACAGATGAAATAATACCCGAGTTGGCCTGGCAGATGGGACGCCCAATTCAATACGGTCAAAGTGAGTTGAACGGCTTTGCTGAACGTGCACGACATATGATCGCTATCGCTGACGAAGCTTTAGGCGATTTAAAAACCGCTCCACTTGATGGATTCAAACGCTTCATTCGACGTGAGCCCTTGGGCACCGTCCTCGTCATTGCTCCCTGGAATTATCCTTATCTGACAGCAGTTAATTCTGTGATACCAGCATTAATGGCCGGAAACGCAGTCCTGCTCAAACACTCGGCCCAAACCCTTCTGGTTGGCGAACGCTTCCAACAGGCTTTTGATCAAGCGGGACTGCCTAAAGGACTTTTTCAAAACCTGAATCTTACACACACTCAAACCAACCAACTGATCCAGTCCGGAAAAATCCAACAGGTTAACTTCACTGGCTCCGTTGCCGGTGGAAAAGCGATGGAGGAAGCCGCCGCCGGTAAATTTATCGGAATGGGACTTGAGCTGGGTGGTAAAGACCCGGCCTATGTTCGTGCGGATTGTGACCTGGATCTTAGCATCGAAAGCCTGACCGATGGTGCGTTTTTCAATTCCGGCCAATCCTGTTGCAGCATCGAACGTATCTACGTGGATGCATCTGTTTTCGATGCGTTTGTTGAAGGTGTTGTAGCGATCAGTAATCGTTATGTCTTGGGTAACCCTCTTGATCCCAAAACAACACTCGGTCCAATGGCGCGGGCGCAAAGTGCAGACCAGATCCGCGATCAAATTGAAGAAGCCATAAAAGCGGGAGCAAGAACACACATTGATAAAAGCAACTTCTCACTCGACCAACGAGGTTCGGCTTATCTTGCTCCGCAAGTGCTTACGGATGTGGACCACAGCATGACTGTGATGACTGAAGAAACTTTCGGGCCCGTTGTCGGCATCATCAAAGTGACAAGTGACGCCGAAGCCATCGAACTGATGAACGACTCACCCTATGGACTAACCGCATCCATGTGGACTCGGGATGTAAAAGCCGCATCAGCAATCGGCGACCAGATCGATACCGGAACTGTTTATCTGAATCTTTGCGACTACCTCGACCCGGCACTGGCGTGGACGGGAGCCAAAGATTCCGGCCGCGGTGCCACACTTTCTCAAGTGGGCTACGAAACCTTAACCCGTCCCAAGTCTTTTCATTTTCGTCTGCCGTAG
- a CDS encoding glutamine synthetase family protein, with amino-acid sequence MTVDQLKESVAEGTIDTVLVCMVDMQGRLVGKRFHAQYFVESGFAETHGCNYLLADDMENEPVPGYAATNWTQGYGDFVMQPDMTTLRPVPWLEGTVMVLCDVLDHHTHEPVPHSPRTILKKQIARLEAIGVQAMFASELEFYLFNESYDTAREKGYRNLETAGHYIEDYHIFQTTREENVMRAIRNGLNAAGIPVENSKGEWGPGQEEINIRYAEALEMADRHTVLKNGCKEIASLQGKSLSFMAKWDYDLAGNSSHVHQSLWSKDGKEALFLDKNKPLGMSDMMCHYMAGQLACASEMTLFLAPYINSYKRFQSGTFAPTKTMWSIDNRTAGFRLVGENTSGIRTECRIGGADLNPYLAFAALIAAGIEGIENKLDLEPPYKGNAYEDENLRTIPKTLREAIEATNTSSVLRKAFGDDVIEHYVHAAKWEQSEYDRRITDWEIKRGFERG; translated from the coding sequence ATGACCGTTGATCAACTTAAGGAAAGCGTCGCTGAAGGAACAATCGACACCGTGCTGGTTTGCATGGTGGACATGCAGGGGCGGCTGGTCGGCAAGCGCTTCCATGCTCAGTATTTTGTTGAATCGGGATTCGCGGAAACACACGGCTGCAACTACCTCCTAGCCGATGATATGGAAAACGAACCCGTGCCAGGCTATGCGGCGACAAACTGGACCCAGGGTTATGGCGACTTTGTGATGCAGCCCGACATGACGACCTTGCGCCCGGTCCCGTGGCTTGAAGGCACAGTCATGGTCCTTTGCGATGTGCTTGATCACCACACGCATGAACCTGTCCCCCACTCGCCCCGCACGATTTTGAAAAAACAAATCGCTCGGTTGGAAGCGATTGGGGTGCAAGCCATGTTCGCATCCGAGCTGGAGTTTTATCTTTTCAACGAAAGCTACGATACCGCGCGGGAAAAAGGTTACCGTAATCTCGAAACCGCCGGTCACTACATTGAAGACTATCATATTTTCCAGACAACGCGCGAAGAAAACGTCATGCGCGCCATTCGCAACGGCCTGAATGCCGCTGGTATTCCAGTCGAAAACTCCAAAGGTGAATGGGGACCCGGCCAGGAGGAGATAAACATTCGTTATGCTGAAGCTTTGGAAATGGCAGATCGTCATACAGTCCTAAAAAACGGTTGTAAGGAGATTGCATCGCTTCAGGGAAAGTCACTTTCTTTCATGGCTAAATGGGACTACGACCTCGCTGGCAATTCATCTCATGTGCATCAAAGTTTATGGTCGAAGGACGGCAAAGAAGCTTTGTTTTTAGATAAAAACAAACCACTGGGCATGTCGGATATGATGTGCCACTACATGGCAGGTCAGCTCGCCTGCGCATCAGAGATGACTTTGTTTCTCGCCCCGTATATTAATTCCTACAAGCGCTTTCAATCCGGCACCTTCGCTCCGACCAAAACCATGTGGAGTATCGACAATCGCACCGCCGGGTTTCGACTCGTTGGTGAAAACACATCCGGTATTCGAACGGAGTGCCGCATCGGTGGCGCCGACCTGAATCCCTATCTCGCCTTTGCCGCACTTATCGCAGCAGGCATTGAAGGCATCGAAAACAAACTCGATCTGGAACCCCCTTATAAGGGCAATGCTTACGAAGACGAGAATTTGCGTACCATTCCAAAAACGTTACGTGAAGCAATCGAGGCAACCAATACATCGAGTGTTCTGCGAAAGGCTTTCGGGGACGATGTCATCGAACATTATGTGCACGCCGCCAAATGGGAACAAAGCGAATACGACCGACGGATAACCGACTGGGAAATAAAACGCGGCTTCGAACGCGGCTGA
- the truA gene encoding tRNA pseudouridine(38-40) synthase TruA translates to MSDKAKRWRAVCAYDGSELHGWQSQPGGNTVQDFIEARLGEIFSQPVRIHGSGRTDAGVHAKAQVFHFDGVWKHPPEHLGRALKCGIPASIQIVRVDRAKPDFHARFSATGKRYVYRIYHGDAPPWESRYCWSMGRRRLDIEAMNDAARRLLGKHDFTAFGANRGDGSTDNPVKDMRRLEISKRGSHLTLTTEASGYLYKMVRSLTGSLVEVGLGKLSPDELEAIFKSRQRPYRIQTAPANGLWLEKVFYDAR, encoded by the coding sequence GTGAGTGATAAAGCAAAGCGATGGCGTGCCGTTTGCGCTTATGATGGAAGCGAATTACATGGTTGGCAGAGTCAGCCGGGTGGGAATACCGTACAGGATTTTATCGAAGCCCGTCTTGGTGAAATCTTTTCACAACCTGTCCGAATTCACGGTAGTGGGCGAACCGATGCCGGGGTGCATGCCAAAGCTCAAGTCTTTCACTTTGATGGTGTTTGGAAACATCCACCGGAGCACTTGGGGCGCGCTTTAAAGTGCGGAATACCTGCAAGTATTCAGATTGTTCGTGTTGACCGGGCGAAACCTGACTTTCATGCCCGTTTTTCCGCAACGGGTAAACGCTATGTTTATCGCATTTATCATGGTGATGCACCTCCGTGGGAGTCGCGTTATTGCTGGTCCATGGGCAGGAGGCGGCTGGATATCGAAGCCATGAACGACGCGGCTCGGCGCTTACTCGGGAAGCATGACTTTACTGCGTTTGGAGCCAATCGTGGTGATGGTTCGACTGACAATCCAGTCAAGGACATGCGTCGTTTGGAAATCTCTAAGCGCGGCTCACATCTCACACTAACAACTGAAGCCAGCGGTTATCTTTATAAGATGGTTCGGTCTTTGACTGGCTCCCTGGTTGAAGTTGGTCTCGGGAAGCTGTCTCCCGATGAGCTTGAGGCGATATTCAAAAGCCGCCAGCGCCCTTATCGTATCCAAACCGCTCCTGCCAATGGCCTTTGGCTGGAGAAGGTTTTCTATGATGCTAGGTGA